The genomic DNA CGATAACAAAAATTTCATAAGTACCATCTTTAGCACCTATAAAACCTAAAAACCCTTTACTTGGATTTTCAAGTATTTCTACTTCTATATCCTCTGCTTTTAAATTCAACTCTGCTATAGCTTTACTTATAGCTTCCTCTTTACTCTTACTTTTTATTAATTTTAGGCTTTTTCTCATTAACTTTTTCCTCCTTAGAGTTAGCAGCCAGTTTAGCTTTTAAAGGATTCATTATTAAGTAATATTGAGCTATTGAGAATAAGTTACTTACTGTCCAGTACAATGTAAGTCCTGCTGGGAATATAAATCCCCAATAGAAAGACATACCTGCCATTACATATGTCATTACTTTCATAGAGCCTTGTAACTGATCTTTTGGTGTCATTACTTTTTGCATGACATATGCACTTGCTCCTGAAAATACTGCTAATACATAATCTGGTGATGTTAAGCTTTTTATCCATAAAAACCCATTGTCAGCTGCTAAAAATGCAGCTTTGTTTGCAAAAACGCCATGAGCAAC from Clostridioides difficile ATCC 9689 = DSM 1296 includes the following:
- a CDS encoding YidC/Oxa1 family membrane protein insertase; translation: MNIIGNFLGLILKVIFEFVNHYGISIILFTILVKIILLPLTIKQTKSTKAMQDIQPRIKEIQEKYKNKPEKQNEEIVKLYGEAKINPLSGCLPLLIQFPILIGLFSVLREPVAHGVFANKAAFLAADNGFLWIKSLTSPDYVLAVFSGASAYVMQKVMTPKDQLQGSMKVMTYVMAGMSFYWGFIFPAGLTLYWTVSNLFSIAQYYLIMNPLKAKLAANSKEEKVNEKKPKINKK